The Garra rufa chromosome 23, GarRuf1.0, whole genome shotgun sequence genome includes a region encoding these proteins:
- the ccdc83 gene encoding coiled-coil domain-containing protein 83, producing the protein MSNTSDTTSRSEAFIQFQIQVKKKEIQDFEEEVSQLVDKKQKLIKLQEQLREEHRGHVLELQKQMKEHERNLEQRQREDEEQVEDMTRENLELKDKQEEELEELRCKLAKLQVQVKELQEELEAWLQYKNEGSINDQQKIEKLEKDIALTQRIFQEISEYFQRSLVVTIAETKQKVSQSLKDEIQLAFEVPLKKENVAELESTVQKLEEEILDLVSLIPGNEFLAQSTSFGSHDTHNMDRNIMIISLEEASELADRPPYSLQPLAEAAQQKSDVTTSPDFSKTFSSQTDFTGPTHLGLLGKKLLCVIGKASPLHPPPNDPADMGEMTFDLLQTERWPVTTGIIHRKFKQSVSQSEEADESVNNTCKIQQLLDEN; encoded by the exons ATGAGCAACACATCAGATACAACATCTCGGTCAGAGGCCTTCATTCAGTTCCA AATTCAGGTTAAAAAGAAAGAGATTCAAGATTTCGAGGAAGAAGTATCCCAACTAGTAGATAAAAAGCAAAAACTGATAAAGCTG CAGGAGCAGCTGAGAGAAGAGCACAGAGGTCATGTGCTTGAATTGCAGAAACAGATGAAGGAGCATGAGAGGAACCTTGAGCAAAGGCAGCGGGAAGATGAAGAGCAGGTGGAGGACATGACTCGAGAGAACCTGGAGCTAAAAGACAAGCAAGAGGAAGAACTAGAAG aaCTCCGCTGTAAGCTTGCAAAGCTGCAGGTGCAAGTGAAGGAACTGCAGGAGGAACTGGAGGCATGGCTACAGTATAAGAACGAGGGCAGCATTAATGAccagcaaaagatagaaaaacTGGAAAAAGATATTGCCTTAACACAAAGGATTTTTCAGGAGATATCAG AATATTTTCAGAGATCTTTGGTTGTGACTATCGCTGAAACCAAGCAAAAGGTATCCCAGAGTTTAAAGGATGAAATTCAGCTCGCCTTTGAG GTTCCCCTAAAAAAAGAGAACGTTGCAGAGCTGGAATCCACTGTCCAGAAGTTAGAAGAGGAGATCTTGGATCTTGTTTCCCTCATCCCAGGTAATGAGTTTCTTGCACAATCTACTAGTTTCGGGTCCCATGACACGCATAATATGGACAGGAACATAATGATAATAAGTCTTGAGGAAGCATCTG AGCTGGCCGACAGACCCCCGTATTCCCTCCAGCCATTAGCAGAAGCAGCTCAACAGAAAAGTGATGTGACCACCTCACCTGACTTTAGCAAGACGTTCAGCAGTCAGACTGATTTCACG GGACCGACGCATCTGGGCCTGCTGGGGAAGAAGCTGCTGTGCGTGATAGGTAAAGCATCTCCTCTTCATCCACCACCGAATGACCCTGCAGACATGGGCGAGATGACCTTTGACCTGCTGCAAACTGAGAGGTGGCCGGTTACAACAGGCATCATCCATAGAAAGTTTAAACAATCAGTTTCACAGTCTGAAGAAGCTGATGAATCTGTAAACAACACCTGTAAAATTCAGCAACTGTTGGATGAGAATTAA